CTCAGCTCTAAACTAAGTAATCACAACATATCTCGGCTCTAAACTAAGTAATTCATATTTACACTACACCAAATCCAGAACTTAAAATCAGCAAACTGTCTAGAGCATAATTTAAACTTTATGGATAATCTTAAAGGTGTTTAGCATTACTCCAtagtattttcaaatttatgtgTTCTATTTGCAGCATTTTTCGTGGATTTTACACATAAATTACTTCTACGTATCAAAATTATTGGATTCAAATGAACTCGGTACCAATACTGTGCATCCGCCTCTGTAATCTATCTATTTTATgaatacatacataatatatatgaaaatagagAAGAAGACGAACCGAAGAAACGCGTTTGAATAGCTGATTGAGACGGCCGAGTACATCACCACAGAGGAGAATTTTGAGAGGAGCCATAGCTGAGAGCTTACagtgagaaagaagaagaagaagaaaaaaagtgaaTCGGGTATTGGGCTAAATCCTGCAATGGGTTTTCAGGCCCAATATGTAACAATTTAGTGTTATAACCATTTTTTGTCTTGATATCTAAGTTAATACTTTTTTGGGAAACTTAACACAAATATACTAGGAAAAATTACGCGGCTAAgcaaatttaaactatttaattattcatcatagttatagtttattataattaccagtcgcgactaacattatacattaattatgtgagGTAActtcgaatttgtataattagtcacgtttgtatatgtataattcgtctggatatacaaatatatatgtatattatttaacctatatacatatacaattcacctctctgatactctctgccctctctcctccctctctcaatcttaCTCGTCTcgctcctccctctctcaatctcgctagtcgtatatacaaatgcatatgcattatatacaattatataaatatacatcaCCTCTCTCCGACTCtttgttctctctctctcgacTTTCTCATCCCtctcttgcctctctcctctctcccagtctggctcgcctctctcctccttctACCAATCTATCTTGCAATATACACAAATACTAATGTATAATATAAATTacctaaccaatatacatatacaattcacctttctcccactttcccccccccctccccctctctcgcctctctcctctctctcacGGCCTCTCTCGCCTCCCTcatccatataacatgtagttacgaattgtaattatcaaactatagctatggaaagtaattaggctatttttaagtggctatatgtaaAAGTTCCCCACaatactataaataaaaaatatttaccatttatagcaacaatattctttttttcaattcatcacttttaatacatgtataatacACTTTCAATTCATActacaaataataatttattattcacatataatacaagttttatttatggataataatacatttatcacacattttaatacacttataatacaatgtgtcaattTCTTACCGAATAagcttaatatatttttaaaaataattataatacatatatattacgtttttaatttacttttaatacatattgcagatttaatataatattactttaaataataataaccaaaaaatattactaaaatcataattatttattaaaagatatTCATCCAAATAactttttctacttttttttcctattgtttgatagaatatatatgaatattgttatataATGTTTGATAAAGAGGAATATGAGAATGTAAAAAGTCAAGATAGGATAAAGACAAGCAGCCACAAAGGTTAAAAGGGCAAAGATTTGGCTACTTGTTAAACTCTTTATTTAGATTTTAGCAGCCTTTTTGCCTTTCATACATTTCAACTTTTTGCCCTCCATATTCCAGGCATAATCATTAATCTAAACTCATAGTTATAATCATctgatattcaaaatttattcgtatatttattatactaatagtaattatatgaaaaaaaatagtttaaattttaatatattcaacatTTTATATTTACGTAGAATTTAAAGAAGGATAGCATCATTAAAAATTATGTGATATTAATAATCtattttaatgataattaattacaCGACTCAAATTCATTATCGATATATCACATTGAAATTAGAACTTAAGCCACGTGAGCTTCTAAAAACACCAAaggaaaagtaaatgaaaaaacataaagtggccaaaagataaagataataataaaagcATTGGATTCATCTTAGTTACCTTGTGTAAAAGATCTAATTGTCataattctaaattttatttgcTGAAAAGTGGACATTAATATCCCGTACACATTCTTCAtcgaaatattatataatttataaaaattaaatatcaattatttaaattatatatttaattttatacgtctttaatataatttaaaaataaaatttatacgTCTTTCACTTAAATTTCTGTCTCCGTCTCTAAACTTTGGAGGGACATGTAATTGAGAGAAAATATTCCATTTAAAACGTTTTAATAAATGCaaccaaaagggtaagaaaatataattatcttaCATCaatcaaagtcaaaaaaaaaaagaaaaaagaattgatATGGGAAAGTTAATGCTAATTAAGTCATTGCTTGAACAAgtcaattataatataaaataatattttctccatttatttatacttattcattataataaaaataaatatttgatacttttactcatcaaatttaaaaagttaaaaaaaataatttatcaatttatacttttttattcTTAGTATTAAGTATTGTTTATTTCCTAACACTTGATATATTAACATTGTTGTTTTACCTATTACATCATACTTATCAAAAAAAGAACTTgacatattataattaaatggTAGCTAAAAAAGCTTTACATCATCTAATTTATCTTTCTAacacaccaaaataaaataaaataaaaatacatcaaCTCAAACAATTAAAAACTTGACTATTTTTAGGTACAACCCTCCCTCCAACCCTTAACGATTCTGATATTCGAATCAGCTTTTACATAGTTCAACTGATTTCACGAAATATCTGTCATCTTTTACCATCCCTATCCTTATAAAACGATTCTGATGTTCGAGCCAACTTTTACATATTTCAACTAATTTCACGAGATATCTGTCATCTCTTATCATCCCTGTCATTATATCCTACCATTTATTGATGAAAACCTAATTAAAAATTCTTTGTCCTGGTGATAGAATCATCTTTGGATCAAATAGATCTTTTCTTTGTTGAAAAATATtccattttttaccaaaatgtTTTATCCAATCCTCTTTTGTCTTGTAATGTGGAAgatattgctttatattgaggcCAACTTTATcacaataatttaatatttcttcattttgattATCCAAAATTTTGCATTCATTATATCCACTTGAAGAATGTAAAAGTCCCACACAATAAAATGTTTCTTCTTCTGGTATCATTGCTGACATCCTATCATCCCATCtgcatattttcaaaaataaataaatcaaataatatttttttaaaatattaaatcacACAAAAAGATATCATGTataatcttaaaaatataacaaagagaaatattatatatatattagttgaaCTTCTTAATATAAACGtagagttaaaaaaataaagttactGAGTTTTACTGAACtctcttaaattttataataattctcccaatatatatatattaaactcgATACTACTCTctcatattcaatatatatGTAACACACTTTTTTTACATTAGCCAATCcaaaaataatgattgatatatctatatttagtaacaatttaactttaaaacatttatttttatctttaatcagATAATTTATAACCATACAAACATCTATAATTAAATTCAGATTGAAGTTTCAAAAGTCttacatttttcttcttcttaaactctgtatcaaaattcaaatcaaataacatcacataaaattgaaacaaaaggaGTGCTATTCCCTCTGTCCATTTTGTCATCTTGCTCTTTTCGAAAGTCAGTTTCACTCTTTTTCTTACATTAACTcgatatttaaaacaaaaaatttagatatgcaaaaactatacaaaaagtAGTATAAAATTCTAtctgcatatcaatatgatgaaaaaatatacctcgtgaaatattaataaaagttatTATCGCTTGACTCTAAAAAGGAAaactataacaattaaaaatcgGGAGTGTGGGGTGTGGGGTGGGGTGGTGGGGGGGTGAAATGATAGTTTTTGAGAGTACCTTTTCCTACTTGTTGGGTAGACAAGTATGGGTCCATTTGTCTTGTTTTGTCTGAGGATTATGTCCACAAAAACAGCAGCATTAAAATGCATGATAGAAGACTTTGGTACAAACAAATTGAGCCATGGATGTGGAACATCCCACATTNATTACTTATCTAAGGGGGTGTGGGGTGGGTTGGGGGGGGGTTGTGAAATGATAGTTTTTTAGAGTACCTTTTCCTACTTGTTGGGTAGACAAGTATGGGTCCAGTTGTCTTGTTTTGTCTGAGGATGATGTCCACAAAAACAGCAGCATTAAAATGCATGATAGAAGACTTAGGTACAAACAAATTGAGCCATGGATGTGGAACATCCCACATTCCTTTTGATTGTAACTCTAATTCCCCACTTCTAACTCTATTCAAAAATTCCACAAAACTCACATCTTTCTTGAACATAAATCCACCTACATACTTCAATCCTTTTACCAACTTCTTCAACTTCTGTACATTGTTAAAAAATTACAACGTATATATGAAAATCACTcttatatatataggagatactGAATCTTCTTAGTAAAATAACATGATAAAATACATTGACAGTGTCAAAATCaacaaatatatgtatgtaattgtataaaaagtgaatcacgtaaattgaaaaatacataCCTTATCAATAGTATTAGCATTTTGGTCATCATAGTACTTCACTATTTCCAAGCAatacatgattttatttttggataatAGTGAAGCAATTTTGGTTTGATTGGAAGGTGAATAAAATGAAGATCTCCAATTATTTAGAGAGCTTTGTTCCATCATTAGAGAGCCTTCAACATAATCCAATCCATTATTATGAATTGAAATAAGATGTTCTTGATCTTTTGTGAATTTtgagaaatcatcatataacattCTCACCCATTTCAcctacaagaaaaaaaaaacataaaattatatatttgcaTATGTAAGAAATAGAAGTTTaaactaatatttatttgttctatttacatatataacactttttattttttaatatgtttcgagaaaaataacatattaatacttagaaacaatttttaactTAGATAAGTGTGTTTATTTAGAGGCTAGGTTCCTCGAATAGATCTCTTAGTTGTTATCCGAAagcagtatatatatatatatcagatGTATCCAGAAAACATACAACTAAACACTATATATAAAAATGGTGACTAGAATTCACCGActttaaaagtctttttttttcttcataaatttcATGTACAGTCAAATATCATCGTACTTCATAAATTTCGTGTTCAGTCAAATATCATCGTACTTACTCTTGTTGGTGCTTTATCCAAGACAATTCTTGCCCTAGTTATTATTCCAAACTGTCCCAAACCTCCTAAAACTCCAAAAAACAATTCTGAATTCATATCTTTGGAGCAAGTCATTAATTCCCCTTTACCTGATGAAACCAAACATGagtcaacaacaacaaaaataataataattaaataaataaaaaaataataaatttaattgtattatcatatattagcatgcatcaccaaaaaatatattattat
This portion of the Solanum pennellii chromosome 12, SPENNV200 genome encodes:
- the LOC107006755 gene encoding cytokinin dehydrogenase 3-like, which gives rise to MAKFFLSYGYNIIIFFIITHLMSILGKLKPWNPSIPYEILSLNISSKLSTNSHAIKESSKDFGKIIQEILPAAVLYPSCVNDIIDLIQFSYDLSVPFHVAAKGHGHSIRGQAMAKNGVIVEMSSLNNNNNDNCGVRVSWDSDLGFYADVGGEQLWIDVLRSTLEYGLAPVSWTDYLYLTVGGTLSNAGISGQTFRYGPQISNVHEMDVITGKGELMTCSKDMNSELFFGVLGGLGQFGIITRARIVLDKAPTRVKWVRMLYDDFSKFTKDQEHLISIHNNGLDYVEGSLMMEQSSLNNWRSSFYSPSNQTKIASLLSKNKIMYCLEIVKYYDDQNANTIDKKLKKLVKGLKYVGGFMFKKDVSFVEFLNRVRSGELELQSKGMWDVPHPWLNLFVPKSSIMHFNAAVFVDIILRQNKTTGPILVYPTSRKRWDDRMSAMIPEEETFYCVGLLHSSSGYNECKILDNQNEEILNYCDKVGLNIKQYLPHYKTKEDWIKHFGKKWNIFQQRKDLFDPKMILSPGQRIFN